From the Acidilutibacter cellobiosedens genome, one window contains:
- a CDS encoding ABC transporter permease, translating to MKKNRFKYTAISILIGLIVGAIILGVSGFNPFEAYWIMITGVFGSSKYISWTIIRSTSVIITGISVAFAFRTGLFNIGAEGQFIIGAMAATLVGYFWHLPPIVHVIVAFSAACIAAAIWGGIAGAIKSKFGINEVITSIMLNWIALYLNNYVIFWDKFKRPNSEASYKILESAQSSILTNWKLTEAGRTWISNHPLIGGFIDPPINIGFIVAILLAFLINYILNNTTLGYQLRAVGFNKDASEYGGINVKRNIVVAMMISGAISGAAGALHVLGVSNEISVLAAMEGNGFNGMAVSLIAGNNPIGCIFAGLLFGGLTYGGHKLQPIMGAPSEVINIMIGTIVFFIAMPKFVQMIVDRKGNFKIVKRGEKVESDK from the coding sequence ATGAAAAAAAACAGATTTAAATATACTGCTATTTCAATTTTAATTGGTTTGATAGTAGGAGCAATTATACTTGGAGTAAGCGGATTTAATCCCTTTGAAGCATATTGGATAATGATCACCGGAGTCTTTGGCAGTTCAAAATATATTTCCTGGACAATAATAAGATCTACATCTGTTATCATTACGGGTATTTCTGTAGCATTTGCCTTTAGAACGGGATTATTCAATATAGGTGCGGAAGGACAGTTTATAATCGGAGCAATGGCAGCCACATTAGTAGGTTATTTTTGGCACCTCCCTCCTATTGTACATGTAATAGTTGCATTTTCTGCAGCTTGTATTGCAGCGGCAATTTGGGGAGGAATTGCAGGAGCCATAAAATCAAAATTTGGGATTAATGAAGTAATTACATCTATAATGCTGAATTGGATAGCTCTTTATTTAAATAATTATGTTATATTTTGGGATAAATTTAAAAGGCCTAACAGCGAGGCATCATATAAAATTCTTGAAAGTGCTCAAAGCAGTATACTCACTAATTGGAAACTTACAGAGGCCGGAAGAACTTGGATATCAAATCACCCGTTGATCGGTGGATTTATTGATCCTCCTATAAACATAGGATTTATAGTTGCCATATTATTGGCTTTTCTTATAAATTATATATTAAATAACACCACATTGGGATATCAACTGAGAGCAGTCGGATTCAACAAGGATGCATCAGAATATGGAGGAATAAATGTTAAAAGAAATATAGTAGTGGCTATGATGATATCAGGGGCAATTTCAGGAGCGGCAGGAGCTCTTCATGTACTTGGAGTTTCCAATGAAATATCTGTTCTCGCCGCAATGGAAGGCAATGGATTTAACGGTATGGCGGTTTCTCTTATTGCAGGGAATAATCCCATAGGTTGCATATTTGCAGGGCTCTTATTCGGAGGATTAACTTATGGAGGCCATAAGCTGCAGCCTATAATGGGAGCACCTTCCGAAGTAATAAATATAATGATAGGTACTATAGTATTTTTTATAGCTATGCCTAAATTTGTTCAGATGATAGTTGATAGAAAAGGAAATTTTAAGATTGTGAAGAGAGGTGAAAAAGTTGAATCTGATAAATGA
- the grdD gene encoding glycine/sarcosine/betaine reductase complex component C subunit alpha, with product MSDNVNKMIGEIFNDMADILEGRSTGKKVRVGITTFGSEHGVENVVKGAEMAQKSDKTVEVILIGPKVDSSLIQEAVKDEEEGYKKMEELLDSGKIDCAVTMHYSFPVGVSTVGRTVSPGTGKEIFIATTTGTSSSHRVEAMIKNGILGIIAAKSMGIEDPKVGILNVDGANQVERALERLNSNGYKINFAESMRADGGCIMRGNDLLTGSADVIVTDTLTGNILSKLFSSFTTGGSYESLGYGYGPSIGEGYDRKILIISRASGAPVVKNAILYGKNIIDGEIRKKQEEEFSRANNAGLKEILKDVTKDTKKEDKNEYEEVQAPLKEVVTGSIAGIDIMELENAVKVLWKNGVYAESGMGCTGPILMVNEEKLPKAVNILSKEGYISRESNIQC from the coding sequence ATGTCAGACAATGTAAATAAAATGATAGGTGAGATTTTTAACGACATGGCAGATATTTTGGAAGGCAGAAGTACAGGCAAAAAGGTAAGAGTAGGAATAACAACTTTTGGCAGTGAACATGGAGTTGAAAATGTAGTCAAAGGTGCGGAGATGGCACAGAAATCAGATAAAACCGTGGAAGTAATATTGATAGGACCAAAAGTGGACAGTTCTTTAATTCAAGAAGCAGTAAAAGATGAAGAAGAAGGATATAAAAAAATGGAAGAACTTCTTGACAGCGGAAAAATAGATTGTGCAGTTACCATGCATTATAGTTTTCCGGTTGGGGTATCGACTGTAGGAAGAACTGTAAGCCCGGGAACGGGAAAAGAAATATTTATAGCCACAACCACAGGAACCTCATCATCTCATAGGGTTGAAGCTATGATTAAAAATGGAATATTGGGTATAATAGCGGCTAAATCCATGGGAATTGAAGATCCCAAAGTAGGCATATTAAATGTAGATGGGGCAAATCAAGTTGAGAGGGCATTAGAAAGGCTGAATTCCAACGGATATAAAATTAATTTTGCCGAATCCATGAGAGCCGACGGAGGATGTATCATGAGAGGAAATGATCTTCTTACAGGTTCGGCTGATGTAATTGTTACCGATACTTTGACGGGAAATATTCTTTCAAAATTATTTTCGTCATTTACAACGGGAGGCAGCTATGAATCTTTGGGTTACGGATATGGGCCGAGTATAGGAGAAGGGTATGACAGGAAGATACTTATAATATCAAGAGCATCAGGAGCTCCAGTAGTTAAAAATGCCATATTGTACGGAAAAAATATAATAGACGGAGAAATTCGAAAGAAACAAGAAGAAGAATTTTCAAGAGCTAACAATGCAGGATTGAAAGAAATTTTAAAAGATGTGACAAAGGATACAAAAAAAGAAGACAAAAATGAGTATGAAGAAGTTCAAGCTCCATTGAAAGAAGTAGTTACAGGGTCTATTGCGGGGATAGATATTATGGAGTTGGAAAATGCAGTAAAAGTTTTGTGGAAAAACGGAGTTTATGCAGAAAGCGGAATGGGATGTACGGGACCTATATTAATGGTTAATGAGGAGAAACTGCCGAAGGCTGTGAATATTTTGTCAAAGGAAGGATATATATCAAGAGAATCAAATATTCAATGTTAA
- a CDS encoding ABC transporter permease, giving the protein MNDLGLIIGITLMYAAPLMYTALGGVISENSGVVNIGLEGMMTMGAFIGATVCYYSHSPWLAFIAAGLSAGVLALLHAIASVTFGADQIISGTAINFLGPGLALFLSRIFFNGATMTLTIKLEDKMPRPLNGIFSPGSFMDLVFNQYATVYMAFILVFVLWFILYKTRLGLRIRAVGEHPRAADTLGVDVFKIRYISVILSGIFAGFGGAAMSIAVVSNFRATLISGQGFIALAAMIFGKWKPQGSMWACLLFGMAQGLVVYLGGTKLQISSQLLAMIPYVLTIIVLMGFVGKSSGPAADGVPYEKNQG; this is encoded by the coding sequence ATAAATGATTTGGGACTTATAATCGGGATCACTTTAATGTATGCCGCACCTCTTATGTATACGGCTTTAGGAGGAGTAATATCTGAAAATTCGGGAGTAGTTAATATAGGCCTTGAAGGTATGATGACCATGGGAGCATTCATAGGAGCAACAGTATGCTATTATTCCCATAGTCCATGGTTAGCATTTATTGCGGCAGGATTATCGGCGGGAGTTCTTGCTCTTCTTCATGCCATAGCAAGTGTCACTTTTGGCGCCGATCAGATTATATCGGGAACTGCCATTAATTTTTTAGGTCCCGGACTTGCTCTTTTCTTAAGCAGAATATTTTTTAACGGGGCGACAATGACTCTAACCATAAAATTGGAAGATAAGATGCCCAGGCCTTTAAATGGAATATTTTCTCCGGGAAGCTTTATGGACTTGGTGTTCAATCAGTATGCAACGGTATACATGGCCTTTATCCTGGTATTTGTTCTTTGGTTTATTTTATATAAAACAAGGCTGGGGCTGAGAATAAGAGCTGTCGGAGAACATCCGAGAGCGGCAGATACTTTGGGAGTTGATGTTTTTAAAATAAGATATATCTCGGTTATTTTATCCGGAATATTTGCGGGATTTGGAGGAGCTGCAATGAGTATAGCGGTGGTTTCAAATTTTAGAGCTACACTTATTTCGGGACAGGGATTTATAGCATTGGCAGCTATGATCTTCGGAAAGTGGAAACCTCAAGGTTCAATGTGGGCTTGTCTTTTGTTTGGAATGGCGCAAGGATTGGTTGTGTACTTAGGAGGAACAAAACTTCAAATATCGTCTCAACTTCTTGCAATGATACCATATGTATTAACAATAATAGTCCTGATGGGTTTTGTAGGGAAATCTTCAGGGCCTGCTGCAGACGGTGTTCCTTATGAGAAGAATCAAGGCTGA
- a CDS encoding type 1 glutamine amidotransferase domain-containing protein, whose product MKRIAVLAEQQFEDMELMYPYYRLLEEGYQVDVVGTEKDKVYKGKNGYPVKSTHASREVSSKDYDGVIIPGGYSPDYMRRCKETVEFVKEMDREGKLIGAICHGPWMLASCCKLKGKKVTSFISIKDDLTNAGAIFVDKEVVVDGNLITSRTPKDLVLFMKSVINMLK is encoded by the coding sequence ATGAAAAGAATAGCTGTTCTCGCAGAACAACAATTTGAAGATATGGAGCTTATGTATCCTTATTATCGTCTTTTGGAGGAGGGATATCAAGTTGATGTGGTAGGAACGGAAAAAGATAAAGTTTATAAAGGGAAAAACGGATATCCCGTGAAAAGTACTCATGCTTCGAGAGAAGTAAGCAGCAAAGATTATGACGGCGTAATAATTCCTGGTGGATATTCTCCGGATTACATGAGGAGATGTAAGGAAACTGTAGAATTTGTAAAGGAAATGGACAGAGAAGGAAAACTCATAGGAGCTATATGTCATGGTCCGTGGATGCTGGCTTCCTGCTGTAAATTAAAGGGAAAAAAGGTTACCTCATTTATATCCATAAAGGATGACTTGACAAATGCGGGAGCAATATTCGTGGATAAGGAAGTTGTAGTAGACGGAAATTTAATTACTTCCAGAACTCCCAAGGATTTGGTGCTGTTTATGAAATCCGTTATTAATATGTTAAAATAA
- the grdB gene encoding glycine reductase complex selenoprotein B, whose translation MGKIKVVHYINQFFAGIGGEEKADYKPEIRKGFVGPGMALNAGFKGEVEIVATIICGDSYFNENIEEAKAEIIKMVKSYNPDMFIAGPAFNAGRYGVACGTIADAVYKELGIPVLTGMYVENPGADMFKKSIYIVSTKNSAAGMRDAVKKMVPLALKLAKGEEIGMPEEEEYIPRGIRKNYFAEERGSARAVDMMIKKLKGEEFTTEFPMPKFDRVKPNPPIKDIAHAKIALVTSGGIVPKGNPDHIESSSASKYGKYDIEGVNDLTSETYQTAHGGYDPVYANDDPDRVLPVDIMRDLEREGKIGSLHRYYYATVGNGTAVANAKKYAANIAKDLVADKVDAVILTSTUGTCTRCGATMVKEIERAGIPVVHMCTIVPISLTVGANRIVPTVAIPHPLGNPSLDKKEEKELRRKLVERALKALSTEVEEQTVFEE comes from the coding sequence ATGGGAAAGATTAAAGTTGTTCACTATATAAATCAGTTTTTTGCAGGTATAGGAGGAGAAGAAAAAGCTGATTATAAACCGGAAATAAGAAAAGGGTTTGTAGGTCCCGGTATGGCTTTGAATGCTGGCTTTAAGGGAGAAGTTGAGATAGTGGCCACAATTATATGCGGCGACAGTTATTTCAACGAAAACATTGAAGAAGCAAAGGCTGAAATAATTAAGATGGTAAAAAGCTATAATCCGGATATGTTTATAGCAGGACCGGCTTTCAATGCAGGAAGATACGGAGTTGCCTGCGGCACAATAGCAGATGCTGTATATAAAGAACTTGGAATACCTGTTTTAACCGGAATGTATGTAGAAAATCCCGGAGCAGATATGTTTAAGAAAAGTATATATATAGTATCAACTAAAAATAGCGCTGCAGGAATGAGAGACGCAGTAAAGAAAATGGTTCCTTTGGCACTTAAGCTTGCCAAGGGAGAAGAAATAGGAATGCCGGAAGAAGAAGAATATATACCGCGGGGAATCAGGAAAAACTATTTTGCAGAAGAACGAGGTTCTGCAAGAGCAGTAGATATGATGATTAAAAAATTAAAGGGAGAGGAATTCACAACAGAATTTCCTATGCCGAAATTTGACAGAGTTAAGCCGAATCCTCCTATAAAGGATATTGCTCACGCTAAAATTGCATTGGTTACATCGGGAGGAATAGTTCCAAAGGGAAATCCCGATCATATTGAATCTTCCAGTGCATCTAAATATGGGAAGTATGATATCGAGGGAGTAAATGATCTAACCTCTGAAACATATCAGACAGCTCATGGCGGGTATGATCCTGTATATGCCAATGACGATCCTGACAGGGTTCTGCCTGTGGATATAATGAGGGATTTGGAAAGAGAAGGTAAAATAGGAAGCTTGCATAGATATTATTATGCTACTGTCGGAAATGGAACAGCAGTAGCCAATGCAAAAAAATATGCGGCGAATATTGCAAAAGATTTGGTGGCAGATAAAGTAGATGCAGTTATATTAACCTCCACTTGAGGCACCTGTACACGTTGCGGTGCAACAATGGTGAAGGAAATTGAAAGAGCAGGAATTCCTGTTGTTCATATGTGTACTATAGTTCCTATATCTTTAACTGTAGGAGCTAACAGAATAGTACCTACAGTTGCAATTCCTCATCCTCTTGGGAATCCGAGTCTGGACAAAAAAGAGGAGAAAGAATTGAGAAGAAAGCTTGTAGAAAGAGCTTTGAAGGCTTTATCAACAGAAGTAGAAGAACAGACTGTTTTTGAAGAATAA
- the grdC gene encoding glycine/sarcosine/betaine reductase complex component C subunit beta encodes MNYPVVKGAGYVLIHTPDMVIHNGTTQTTERIINPNSDYLKELPNHLRSFEDVVSYPPNQTYIGNITPEDLKNYGEPWYDKKVKEANKIGKFGEIMPEDEFIGFMKIVDTFDLVKLTDNFSNSAKEKLLKHHFIKEELVSKIKKGEEKTEIERLINEQGAEGLFFNNELVGCIKRAHDIDINLSAHVMFENIAVKASGAIAALNLIDKNNINPEDVEYIIECSEEACGDMNQRGGGNFAKSIAEVAEFINATGSDTRGFCAGPTHSIIEAAALVQSKIYKNVVVVGGGSTAKLGMNGKDHVKKGLPILEDVLGGFAILIGENDGVNPVLRTDLVGRHTVGTGSSPQAVITSLVTAPLDRGNLKITDIDKYSVEMQNPDITKPAGAGDVPKANYKMIAALGVKRNDIQRTEINSFIEKHGMEGWAPTQGHIPSGVPYVGLAREGILAGDINRVMIVGKGSLFLGRMTNLFDGVSIVIEKNHGIEKEDKEVSQENIKKLIAEAMRDFASHLIDD; translated from the coding sequence ATGAATTATCCTGTAGTTAAAGGAGCCGGGTATGTCTTGATTCATACTCCAGATATGGTTATACACAATGGTACAACGCAGACAACAGAAAGGATTATAAATCCAAATTCAGATTATCTGAAAGAGCTGCCAAATCATCTTCGCAGCTTTGAAGACGTTGTTAGTTATCCTCCTAACCAAACATATATTGGAAATATCACTCCGGAGGACTTAAAAAATTATGGAGAACCGTGGTATGATAAAAAAGTGAAAGAAGCAAATAAGATAGGAAAATTTGGAGAAATAATGCCGGAAGATGAATTTATAGGCTTTATGAAGATAGTTGATACCTTTGATCTTGTAAAGCTCACCGATAATTTCAGCAACAGTGCCAAAGAAAAACTTTTGAAGCATCATTTTATAAAAGAAGAGTTGGTTTCAAAAATTAAAAAAGGAGAAGAAAAAACTGAAATAGAGAGATTAATAAACGAGCAAGGGGCAGAAGGACTTTTCTTCAATAATGAACTTGTAGGCTGTATAAAGAGAGCTCATGATATTGACATCAATCTAAGTGCTCATGTAATGTTTGAAAACATTGCGGTTAAAGCTTCAGGAGCGATAGCAGCATTAAATCTGATTGACAAGAATAATATCAATCCTGAAGACGTTGAGTATATAATTGAATGTTCGGAAGAGGCTTGCGGTGATATGAATCAAAGAGGAGGAGGAAATTTTGCCAAATCCATAGCCGAAGTAGCAGAATTTATAAATGCTACGGGCTCAGATACGAGAGGCTTTTGTGCAGGTCCTACCCATTCCATAATAGAGGCTGCTGCTTTAGTCCAATCAAAGATATATAAGAACGTGGTTGTGGTTGGCGGAGGTTCAACCGCTAAACTGGGGATGAACGGGAAAGATCATGTGAAAAAGGGATTACCCATATTGGAGGATGTGTTGGGAGGTTTTGCAATTCTCATAGGAGAAAATGACGGAGTAAATCCCGTACTGAGAACGGATTTAGTCGGGAGACATACCGTAGGAACAGGTTCTTCGCCTCAGGCAGTAATTACTTCCTTGGTAACCGCACCTCTGGATAGAGGAAATCTGAAGATTACGGATATAGATAAATATTCGGTAGAAATGCAAAATCCGGATATAACGAAACCTGCGGGAGCAGGAGATGTGCCGAAAGCTAATTATAAGATGATAGCGGCATTGGGAGTTAAGAGAAATGATATTCAAAGGACGGAAATAAATTCTTTCATTGAGAAACACGGAATGGAAGGATGGGCACCAACTCAAGGTCATATTCCTTCGGGCGTGCCATATGTGGGACTTGCAAGAGAAGGCATCCTTGCGGGGGACATTAACAGAGTCATGATAGTAGGTAAGGGAAGTCTTTTCCTTGGAAGAATGACTAATTTATTCGACGGAGTATCTATAGTTATAGAGAAAAATCATGGAATTGAAAAGGAAGACAAGGAAGTTTCCCAGGAAAATATTAAAAAACTTATAGCAGAAGCTATGAGAGATTTTGCATCTCATTTAATAGATGATTAG
- a CDS encoding BMP family lipoprotein, with product MRKIVSILIISVLVLGIVGCSKDGGNSDLKVSMVTDVGGVNDESFNQSAWEGLQKAGKELGVKVSYQESHQDADFQPNIEAATDAGNNLIIGIGYKLSDAIKEAAEKNSEIKYAIVDFSYDDTPGGTPDNVVGIVFKQEQPSFLVGYIAGKMTKTNKVGFVGGMEGDVIWAFDYGYQAGVKYANKDAEVLRQYAESYTDAAKGKAIATSMYQQGADIVFHAAGGVGDGVIEAAKEQDQYAIGVDKDQNFKAPDNVITSAMKRVDVGVYNVVKDLKEGKFPGGTTVVYGLKEGAVDIAPTSDKHVPKEILDEVEQLKKDIIDGKIVVPYNEDTYKEFIKTLQ from the coding sequence ATGAGGAAAATTGTATCGATTTTAATTATCTCGGTACTTGTCTTAGGTATTGTAGGATGTTCTAAAGATGGTGGAAATTCAGATTTAAAGGTAAGCATGGTTACTGATGTAGGCGGAGTAAATGATGAATCTTTTAACCAATCGGCGTGGGAAGGTTTACAGAAAGCAGGAAAAGAATTGGGTGTGAAAGTATCTTATCAGGAATCTCATCAAGATGCGGATTTTCAACCTAATATTGAGGCAGCTACAGATGCAGGAAACAATCTGATAATCGGTATCGGTTATAAGTTGTCGGATGCTATTAAAGAGGCTGCTGAGAAGAATTCAGAGATAAAATATGCTATTGTAGATTTTTCTTATGATGATACTCCAGGCGGTACTCCCGATAATGTAGTTGGGATAGTATTTAAACAAGAACAGCCGTCATTCTTAGTAGGGTACATAGCAGGAAAAATGACAAAGACGAACAAAGTCGGTTTTGTAGGCGGTATGGAAGGAGATGTAATATGGGCTTTTGATTACGGTTATCAGGCAGGAGTTAAATATGCAAATAAGGATGCGGAAGTTTTGAGACAATATGCGGAATCCTATACTGATGCGGCAAAAGGGAAGGCCATAGCGACATCAATGTATCAGCAGGGAGCGGATATAGTGTTTCATGCGGCAGGAGGAGTTGGAGACGGTGTTATAGAAGCGGCCAAAGAACAGGACCAGTATGCAATAGGTGTTGACAAGGACCAGAATTTCAAGGCTCCGGATAATGTTATTACATCTGCTATGAAGAGAGTTGATGTCGGAGTATATAATGTAGTTAAAGATTTAAAGGAAGGTAAGTTCCCAGGAGGGACTACCGTAGTTTATGGGTTGAAAGAAGGAGCCGTAGATATTGCTCCGACTTCGGATAAACACGTTCCAAAGGAAATACTTGACGAAGTTGAGCAATTGAAAAAAGATATAATAGATGGGAAAATTGTAGTTCCGTATAATGAAGATACTTACAAGGAGTTTATAAAAACCTTACAATAA
- a CDS encoding ABC transporter ATP-binding protein gives MKKITKKFGNFVANDGIDLTVHKGEIHALLGENGAGKTTLMNILYGLYQPTSGEIFINGKKVNVTNPNVSIKNGIGMVHQHFMLINTFTVVENIILGMETTKKMGSKDSGYLDMNKAKKEVEELSKKYGLFVEPEIKIEDITVGMQQRVEILKALYRGADILILDEPTAVLTPQEIDELIQIMKKLTEQGKTIIIITHKLKEIKQAADYCTIIRRGKKVGTVKVEDVSEEELAEMMVGREVSFKVDKKEKEKGEEILKINNIVIKDNRNLSVVNDLSLTLHKGEILGIAGVDGNGQAELIEGLMGLRKIEKGKVYLKNENITNYIPKKIIERGMCAIPEDRQRRGLILDFDISENMILEKYDKEPFSYKGRINREEVKKYAKEIIGKFDIRPIDETSKAGSLSGGNQQKVIIGREISNDPEVLIAAQPTRGLDVGAIEFVHKYLVEQRDNGKAVLLISFELDEIVDLSDRIAVIFNGKIVDVLDAKTVDEKKLGYLMAGGSEDEKKQI, from the coding sequence ATGAAAAAGATAACTAAAAAATTCGGCAATTTTGTTGCAAACGACGGTATAGATTTAACAGTTCATAAAGGGGAAATTCATGCGCTTTTGGGAGAAAACGGAGCAGGCAAGACTACGCTTATGAATATTCTTTATGGATTATACCAGCCTACATCAGGAGAAATATTTATAAATGGAAAAAAAGTAAATGTCACAAATCCAAATGTATCGATAAAAAACGGAATAGGCATGGTTCATCAACATTTTATGCTGATAAATACCTTCACTGTAGTGGAAAATATAATATTAGGCATGGAAACGACCAAAAAAATGGGTTCTAAGGATTCAGGGTATTTGGATATGAATAAGGCTAAAAAAGAAGTGGAAGAGCTGTCTAAAAAATACGGACTTTTTGTTGAGCCCGAAATAAAAATTGAAGATATAACTGTGGGTATGCAGCAAAGGGTTGAGATATTAAAGGCTCTTTATAGAGGTGCGGATATTTTAATACTTGATGAGCCTACAGCAGTATTGACTCCTCAGGAAATAGATGAACTTATTCAGATAATGAAGAAATTAACCGAACAGGGCAAAACAATAATTATTATTACTCATAAATTAAAAGAAATAAAACAAGCAGCGGATTATTGTACTATTATCAGGAGAGGGAAAAAGGTTGGCACGGTAAAAGTTGAAGATGTGTCTGAAGAGGAATTAGCGGAAATGATGGTTGGGAGAGAAGTAAGTTTTAAAGTTGATAAAAAAGAGAAAGAAAAAGGCGAAGAAATACTTAAGATAAATAACATTGTAATCAAGGACAATAGAAATTTAAGTGTGGTAAATGACCTTTCTCTTACCCTTCATAAAGGAGAGATATTGGGTATTGCGGGAGTAGACGGAAATGGACAAGCCGAGTTAATTGAAGGGTTGATGGGATTAAGAAAAATTGAGAAAGGGAAAGTTTATTTAAAAAACGAAAATATAACTAATTACATACCTAAAAAAATAATAGAAAGAGGAATGTGTGCCATTCCTGAGGACAGGCAGAGAAGAGGTTTAATATTAGACTTTGATATATCGGAAAATATGATTCTTGAAAAGTATGATAAAGAGCCGTTTTCTTATAAAGGAAGAATTAATCGAGAAGAAGTAAAAAAATATGCGAAAGAAATTATAGGAAAATTTGATATACGGCCTATAGATGAAACTTCAAAGGCGGGCTCCCTTTCAGGAGGAAACCAGCAGAAAGTAATAATCGGAAGAGAAATATCCAATGATCCGGAAGTACTTATAGCGGCTCAGCCTACAAGAGGGCTTGATGTAGGAGCTATAGAATTTGTTCATAAGTACTTGGTAGAACAAAGGGATAATGGTAAAGCAGTTCTTCTTATTTCCTTTGAATTAGATGAGATAGTAGATCTTTCCGATAGAATCGCAGTAATATTTAATGGGAAAATAGTTGATGTTTTAGATGCCAAAACAGTTGATGAGAAAAAATTGGGATACCTTATGGCAGGAGGTTCAGAAGATGAAAAAAAACAGATTTAA
- a CDS encoding FprA family A-type flavoprotein, which yields MYCVQEVSPQIFWVGGSDRRLERFENMFPLPNGISYNSYLILDKKTALLDTADSSISSLYLENVEHVLNGRTLDYLVINHMEPDHCANIQDIVFRYPKVKIVGNSKTFQFIEQLFNFDKKNDYYEVKEQDEICLGEHTLKFYFAPMVHWPEVMFTYETKKKILFSADAFGTFGALNGNIFSDEIDFKPVYLSEARRYYTNIVGKYGPQVQNILKKLSDTDINMICSLHGPIWRKNLNYILDKYNKWSNYEPEKQGVILVYASMYGHTENAVSIIANKLSERGVKDMRIYDVSKTHPSYIIADAWKYSNIVFGSPTYNMGLYYGMEFLIREMARLNFQKRKVSLIGNGTWANRAVKIMEELLEGMKNMEIVGTPLEIKSSMKKEQEGEFDKLAESICNSMK from the coding sequence ATGTATTGTGTTCAGGAAGTTAGTCCTCAAATTTTTTGGGTAGGAGGCAGCGATAGGAGATTGGAGCGTTTTGAGAATATGTTTCCATTGCCTAACGGTATTTCTTATAATTCCTATTTAATTTTGGATAAAAAAACAGCTCTTTTAGATACTGCAGATTCTTCTATCAGCAGTTTGTATTTGGAAAATGTTGAACATGTGTTAAATGGAAGGACATTGGATTATCTGGTTATTAATCATATGGAGCCGGATCATTGTGCCAATATTCAAGATATTGTATTCCGATATCCAAAGGTAAAGATTGTCGGTAATTCAAAAACTTTTCAATTTATAGAACAGCTCTTTAATTTTGATAAAAAAAATGATTATTATGAAGTAAAGGAACAGGACGAAATATGTTTGGGAGAACATACTTTGAAGTTTTATTTTGCGCCTATGGTTCATTGGCCTGAAGTTATGTTTACCTATGAAACAAAGAAGAAAATTTTATTTTCCGCCGATGCCTTTGGTACATTTGGAGCTTTAAACGGCAACATATTTAGTGATGAGATTGATTTTAAGCCTGTTTATCTTTCGGAAGCAAGGCGATATTATACAAATATTGTAGGAAAATATGGGCCTCAAGTACAGAATATATTAAAAAAACTTTCCGATACCGATATAAACATGATTTGCTCTCTTCACGGACCCATATGGAGGAAAAATCTAAATTATATTTTAGATAAATACAATAAATGGAGTAACTACGAACCGGAAAAACAGGGAGTTATATTAGTTTATGCATCTATGTACGGGCACACGGAAAATGCCGTAAGTATTATTGCCAATAAATTGTCGGAAAGGGGAGTTAAAGATATGAGAATATATGATGTTTCCAAAACTCATCCTTCCTACATTATTGCGGATGCATGGAAATACAGCAACATTGTTTTTGGTTCTCCCACTTATAATATGGGATTATATTATGGAATGGAATTTCTTATCCGTGAAATGGCGAGATTGAATTTTCAAAAGAGAAAAGTTTCGTTAATCGGCAATGGTACATGGGCTAACAGAGCTGTAAAAATAATGGAGGAACTCCTTGAAGGAATGAAGAACATGGAAATTGTCGGTACGCCCCTTGAAATTAAATCATCTATGAAAAAAGAGCAGGAAGGGGAATTCGATAAATTGGCAGAGTCCATCTGCAATTCGATGAAATAG